The following are from one region of the Mustela lutreola isolate mMusLut2 chromosome 9, mMusLut2.pri, whole genome shotgun sequence genome:
- the LOC131808130 gene encoding tRNA-splicing endonuclease subunit Sen15-like, with protein sequence MAERDDSEPTPGCSSLGPGGVGGGGGAHPWAPEDAWMGTYPKYLEMMELDIGDASQVYIAFLVYLDLMESKSWHEVNCVGLPDLQLICLIGTEIEGEGLRTVVPTPISASLSHNRIREILKASRKLQGDPDLPMSFTLAIVESDSTIGYYKLTDGFMLPDPQNISLRR encoded by the coding sequence ATGGCAGAGCGCGACGATTCCGAGCCCACCCCAGGCTGCAGCAGTCTGGGCCCGGGCGGTgttggcggcggcggcggcgcccacCCATGGGCTCCGGAGGACGCCTGGATGGGCACCTACCCAAAGTATTTAGAAATGATGGAATTAGATATAGGAGATGCCAGCCaagtttatatagcatttttggTTTACCTGGACCTCATGGAGAGTAAAAGTTGGCATGAAGTAAACTGTGTTGGATTACCAGATCTCCAGCTCATCTGCCTCATCGGTACTGAGATAGAAGGAGAAGGATTACGGACTGTGGTGCCTACACCCATCAGTGCTTCCCTCAGCCATAACAGGATAAGGGAGATTTTGAAGGCATCTCGGAAATTGCAAGGTGATCCAGATTTGCCAATGTCTTTTACTTTGGCCATAGTGGAGTCCGATTCCACAATAGGCTACTATAAACTTACTGATGGATTTATGCTGCCAGACCCTCAGAATATTTCCCTTAGAAGATGA